One window of Novipirellula aureliae genomic DNA carries:
- a CDS encoding putative quinol monooxygenase, with translation MPQPTFAVSVTLRIRSEHIDSFRKRVLQQARDSVDREPGCHQFDVLIDESEPTVFVLYETYTDASAFDDHRSTPHFKDFDAQASDWIEAKNVHCLTLLEK, from the coding sequence ATGCCTCAGCCTACTTTCGCCGTCTCGGTCACCCTTCGCATCAGGAGCGAGCATATTGATTCATTTCGAAAGCGTGTTTTGCAACAAGCTCGCGACTCGGTCGATCGAGAACCGGGATGCCATCAATTCGATGTTCTGATCGACGAGTCCGAGCCTACTGTCTTCGTACTGTATGAAACCTATACCGATGCGTCAGCGTTCGACGATCATCGATCGACACCTCACTTCAAGGACTTTGATGCTCAGGCTAGCGATTGGATCGAAGCGAAGAACGTTCACTGTTTGACTTTGTTGGAGAAATAA
- a CDS encoding isocitrate/isopropylmalate dehydrogenase family protein, whose translation MKTYRIAALPGDGIGPECMAATRIVLDRIQAETSGLSLEITPYRAGAELYRDVGVTLPDAVVKACIDADAVLLSAIGLPDVRFPDGTEVQPTMMVGLRRALDVHSAVRPVKLYPGAPCVLKESGPGIDFVVIRENLEGLFASFGGGAKVGREVATDTMVITRSGTTRVADFAFRLAQRRGGRPSDGKKMVTCVDKANVFRSMAFFREVFMDVAQSYPEIAKDAVYVDAMSLYMVQNPWDFDVLVMENQFGDILSDLGAGLVGGLGLGPSAEIGEEHALFQPSHGTAPQLAGKNVANPMATILSAAMMLDWLGDRYDDAVCIDASVRIENAVASVLKDGSIRTPDIGGTASTTDVAHAVADALQASIPAS comes from the coding sequence ATGAAGACTTATCGAATCGCAGCGTTACCGGGTGACGGAATCGGCCCGGAGTGCATGGCCGCGACGCGGATCGTACTCGATCGCATTCAAGCGGAAACTTCAGGACTTTCGCTTGAGATCACACCTTATCGAGCAGGTGCAGAATTGTACCGCGACGTTGGTGTGACCCTTCCCGACGCGGTGGTGAAGGCTTGCATCGATGCGGATGCGGTATTGTTGTCGGCGATTGGTTTGCCCGATGTTCGTTTTCCGGATGGAACAGAAGTCCAGCCGACGATGATGGTAGGATTGCGTCGGGCGCTTGACGTACACTCCGCCGTTCGGCCGGTGAAGTTGTATCCGGGTGCTCCATGCGTTTTGAAAGAATCTGGCCCAGGCATTGACTTTGTCGTCATCCGCGAAAATTTGGAGGGTTTGTTTGCTTCGTTCGGTGGTGGTGCCAAAGTGGGACGCGAAGTCGCGACCGATACGATGGTGATTACACGATCCGGAACGACTCGCGTCGCCGACTTTGCATTTCGCTTGGCCCAGCGACGCGGTGGACGTCCAAGCGATGGCAAAAAAATGGTCACCTGCGTCGACAAAGCGAACGTGTTTCGCAGCATGGCTTTCTTTCGCGAAGTCTTCATGGATGTGGCCCAGTCGTATCCCGAAATTGCCAAGGATGCGGTGTACGTGGACGCGATGAGTCTCTACATGGTGCAAAATCCTTGGGACTTCGACGTGTTGGTAATGGAAAACCAATTCGGTGATATTCTGTCCGACTTGGGTGCCGGTTTGGTTGGCGGGTTGGGGTTGGGACCATCGGCCGAGATTGGCGAAGAACATGCTCTGTTTCAACCCTCCCATGGCACCGCACCCCAGCTTGCGGGCAAAAACGTCGCCAATCCGATGGCAACGATTTTGTCCGCCGCCATGATGCTCGATTGGCTTGGTGATCGATACGATGATGCCGTTTGCATCGACGCAAGCGTGAGAATCGAAAACGCGGTTGCGAGTGTCTTAAAAGATGGATCTATCCGTACGCCCGATATCGGCGGCACGGCCTCGACGACCGACGTGGCCCATGCGGTTGCCGATGCACTTCAAGCTTCCATCCCTGCCTCCTAG